The Parambassis ranga chromosome 14, fParRan2.1, whole genome shotgun sequence genome includes a window with the following:
- the LOC114446263 gene encoding uncharacterized protein LOC114446263, which yields MENANTFIHTNFILEIYQDHQQYTNMMTNGLLLLVCCTELLCVLLPSVISTNDMETTASTNVSQTSAMLITIPTSPHTQVPTGTQHTTTTTTATITTTPNGILNRKDWLTVLMVTGGLIIACAILLTSTLLLTWKVCHLNRRIKALSSNDNLISSSGYWTGTEKKNKSKTKKEEEEAEEVKETTVLMSDLNPTQEEPNNGTIKDEGEKVKKEGEEKEVGDTAKKEEASGDLAGTAMENSSTSKPQEEVSNSQSATTVAASSSSKGTEEPKDAP from the exons ATGGAGAA CgcaaacacatttattcataCAAACTTCATCTTGGAAATATATCAAGACCACCAACAAT ATACCAACATGATGACCAACGGCCTGCTTCTCCTGGTGTGCTGCACAGAACTCCTGTGTGTGCTCCTCCCTTCCGTCATCTCAACTAATGACATGGAAACAACAGCTTCCACTAATGTCAGCCAAACCAGCGCCATGCTGATCACTATCCCAACATCCCCTCATACCCAGGTTCCAACTGGTACCcaacacaccaccaccaccaccactgctaCCATTACTACCACACCTAATGGGATCCTTAACCGTAAGGACTGGCTCACAGTGCTCATGGTGACAGGTGGACTGATCATAGCCTGCGCCATTCTTTTAACATCTACGTTGTTGTTGACGTGGAAGGTGTGCCACTTGAACAGGCGTATCAAAGCTCTGAGCAGCAATGACAACCTGATCAGCAGCTCCGGGTACTGGACGGGAactgaaaagaagaacaaaagcaagacaaaaaaagaggaagaagaagcagaagaagtcAAAGAGACCACCGTCTTAATGTCTGACCTAAATCCAACACAGGAAGAGCCGAATAACGGCACCATCAAGGATGAAGGGGAGAAGGTgaagaaggagggagaagagaaggaggtggGAGACACTGCCAAGAAAGAGGAGGCTTCAGGTGATCTTGCTGGGACTGCTATGGAAAATTCTTCCACCTCGAAGCCTCAAGAGGAGGTCAGCAATTCACAGTCTGCCACGACTGTAgcagcctcctcctcatctAAAGGCACAGAGGAACCGAAGGATGCCCCGTAG